From a single Alloactinosynnema sp. L-07 genomic region:
- a CDS encoding PhzF family phenazine biosynthesis protein, which translates to MTEVAVLRVFADAHGEFGNFLGVVLDGPSVPEEERIELAARVGYSATVFVDDVRTAAMRIYTPKVELPFAGHPVIGTAWYLARETGTAPTTMRPQGGDAPTWTEDGRTWITAGLAATPPWWHERLAHAADVDALVGPIDPAQDCTQLWAWEDETLGHARARVFASRIGVTEDEACGSASMRLAAVLGRDLTVRHGHGSVIRVRPGAKAGTADLGGLVVADPPRRL; encoded by the coding sequence ATGACGGAAGTAGCGGTTCTGCGGGTTTTCGCCGACGCGCACGGCGAATTCGGCAATTTCCTCGGTGTGGTGCTCGACGGGCCGTCGGTGCCCGAGGAGGAACGTATCGAGCTCGCGGCCCGCGTGGGATATTCGGCGACGGTGTTCGTCGACGACGTCCGGACGGCCGCGATGCGGATCTACACCCCGAAGGTGGAGCTGCCCTTCGCGGGACACCCGGTGATCGGGACCGCCTGGTACCTGGCGCGCGAGACCGGGACGGCGCCGACGACCATGCGGCCCCAGGGCGGCGACGCGCCGACCTGGACCGAGGACGGCCGCACGTGGATCACCGCTGGACTGGCCGCGACCCCGCCGTGGTGGCACGAGCGGCTCGCCCACGCCGCCGACGTCGACGCACTGGTGGGCCCGATCGACCCCGCGCAGGACTGCACCCAGCTGTGGGCATGGGAGGACGAGACGCTGGGACACGCCAGGGCGCGGGTGTTCGCCAGCCGCATCGGTGTCACCGAGGACGAGGCATGCGGGTCGGCGTCGATGCGCCTGGCCGCGGTGCTCGGACGGGATCTGACGGTCCGACATGGGCACGGCTCGGTGATCCGGGTCCGACCCGGGGCGAAGGCGGGAACCGCCGACCTGGGCGGGCTGGTCGTAGCCGACCCGCCGCGGCGGCTGTGA